The following proteins are co-located in the Anomalospiza imberbis isolate Cuckoo-Finch-1a 21T00152 chromosome Z, ASM3175350v1, whole genome shotgun sequence genome:
- the HTR1A gene encoding 5-hydroxytryptamine receptor 1A, which yields MDVANNTTSPARSPEGISGPGLAEMTLGYQVLTSLLLGTLILCAVSGNACVIAAIALERSLQTVANYLIGSLAVTDLMVSVLVLPMAALYQVLNKWTLGQVTCDIFISLDVLCCTSSILHLCAIALDRYWAITDPIDYVNKRTPRRAAVLISLTWLIGFLISIPPMLGWRTPEDRSNPDACTISKDHGYTIYSTFGAFYIPLLLMLVLYGRIFKAARFRIRKTVKKAEKKKIADTCLTLSPAAVKKGNGEPGRGWRRTVEPKPGACVNGTVRHGQDGTALEIIEVRHCNSSSKTHLPLPSEACGSPPLPSFERRNEKNTEAKRRMALSRERKTVKTLGIIMGTFILCWLPFFIVALVLPFCDSKCYMPEWLGAVINWLGYSNSLLNPIIYAYFNKDFQSAFKKIIKCKFCRQ from the coding sequence ATGGATGTGGCCAACAATACTACCTCCCCAGCGCGCTCCCCCGAGGGGATAAGCGGCCCTGGGCTCGCCGAGATGACCCTGGGCTACCAGGTGCtcacctccctgctgctgggcacgCTTATCCTATGCGCCGTGAGCGGCAACGCCTGCGTGATCGCAGCCATCGCCCTGGAGCGCTCCCTGCAAACCGTGGCCAACTATTTGATCGGTTCGCTGGCCGTCACCGACCTCATGGTGTCCGTGCTGGTGCTGCCCATGGCGGCCCTCTACCAGGTGCTGAACAAGTGGACGCTGGGGCAGGTCACCTGCGACATCTTCATCTCGTTGGACGTGCTTTGCTGTACCTCTTCTATCCTGCACCTGTGCGCCATCGCTTTGGACAGGTACTGGGCCATCACGGACCCCATTGACTATGTTAACAAGCGAACTCCCCGGCGGGCGGCCGTGCTCATCAGCCTGACCTGGCTTATCGGCTTCTTGATATCCATCCCGCCCATGCTGGGCTGGAGGACGCCGGAGGACCGCTCGAACCCCGACGCCTGCACCATCAGCAAGGACCACGGGTACACCATCTACTCCACCTTCGGCGCCTTCTACATTCCGCTTCTTCTCATGCTGGTGCTCTACGGTCGCATCTTCAAGGCGGCACGCTTTAGGATCCGCAAGACAGTAaagaaagcagagaagaaaaaaatagccGACACCTGCCTCACTCTCTCTCCGGCCGCCGTGAAGAAAGGCAACGGGGAGCCCGGCAGGGGCTGGCGGCGGACTGTAGAGCCCAAGCCCGGCGCTTGTGTCAACGGCACGGTGCGGCACGGCCAGGACGGGACCGCCCTGGAGATCATTGAGGTCCGGCACTGCAACAGTTCCTCCAAGACTCACCTGCCGCTGCCCAGCGAGGCGTGCGGCTCCCCACCGCTGCCCTCTTTCGAGAGGCGCAACGAGAAGAACACGGAAGCCAAACGGAGAATGGCTCTGTCCCGGGAGAGGAAGACTGTCAAGACTCTGGGCATCATTATGGGCACCTTTATCCTCTGCTGGCTGCCGTTCTTCATCGTGGCCCTGGTCCTGCCCTTTTGTGACAGTAAGTGCTACATGCCCGAGTGGCTGGGGGCAGTCATCAACTGGCTGGGCTACTCCAACTCCCTTCTCAACCCCATTATCTATGCCTATTTCAACAAAGACTTCCAAAGtgcttttaagaaaattatCAAGTGCAAATTTTGTCGGCAGTGA